A section of the Harmonia axyridis chromosome 2, icHarAxyr1.1, whole genome shotgun sequence genome encodes:
- the LOC123673236 gene encoding glycogen-binding subunit 76A has protein sequence MNDEERRFLGTSLSTSCRGSADAFARSLQKRFGSLNIANHDENPSSWYQNGHSRQVDQFVSSPLSPETEIDNPLSNGAIANHFINPELFLNTKPIEFSSCAFVSDNRGSDFSVGATGCASSPSDNFIDSSSVDDNYETASDLSADENDEAIDDSEIVSSEIESSASPSAVASDFRRSDEEEEAPEVSIEVCDTDGGRNDHSPSLSQDDTIASPKIRRCSSLKSGKTPPGTPGGKKIVRFADALGLDLADVKTYVDEIPKIPTSAYNDLNNLEDDTEDSMLMRPCRNGQSKMALVPLFTQPGERFDFMEKIRRCNVCLESALVDDPVCCSIRGVVRVRNIDFHKTVQVRYSTDRWRNSANVQASYVDNSCDGFSDKFSFLIYANMLKCGDKLEFAVCFLAKGNEYWDNNNGANYVFECISTQTVSLAPLMPPPSWGSDNWGAAFY, from the coding sequence ATGAATGATGAAGAGCGCAGATTTCTGGGGACCTCATTGTCAACCTCTTGCAGGGGCAGCGCAGATGCCTTCGCTAGAAGTTTACAAAAAAGGTTCGGCTCACTGAACATCGCTAATCATGACGAAAATCCTTCGTCGTGGTACCAGAACGGACATAGCCGACAAGTCGACCAATTTGTCTCTTCACCACTCAGCCCAGAGACCGAAATCGACAATCCCTTGTCCAACGGAGCAATCGCAAACCATTTCATCAACCCGGAACTCTTCCTGAACACTAAACCCATCGAATTCTCCAGTTGTGCCTTCGTCAGTGATAACCGTGGTAGTGATTTCTCCGTTGGAGCTACAGGTTGTGCGTCGAGTCCATCCGATAATTTTATTGACAGTAGTTCGGTCGACGATAACTACGAAACAGCTTCGGATCTGTCTGCTGACGAAAATGACGAGGCTATTGACGATTCCGAAATCGTATCATCTGAGATTGAATCCTCAGCATCACCATCAGCAGTCGCctcagattttaggagaagtgatgaagaagaagaagcccCAGAAGTGAGTATCGAGGTCTGTGATACGGATGGGGGTCGAAACGACCACTCCCCCTCTCTTTCACAGGACGACACTATCGCTTCTCCGAAAATCAGAAGATGTTCTTCGTTGAAGTCGGGAAAGACGCCTCCAGGAACCCCTGGTGGCAAGAAAATCGTCAGATTCGCCGATGCCTTAGGACTAGATTTGGCAGACGTCAAGACTTACGTTGATGAGATTCCAAAAATTCCTACATCGGCTTACAACGACTTGAACAATCTGGAAGATGACACCGAGGATTCTATGTTGATGAGACCATGTCGGAATGGCCAGTCCAAGATGGCGTTGGTACCACTCTTTACGCAACCGGGAGAGAGGTTTGACTTTATGGAGAAGATCAGAAGGTGCAACGTTTGCTTGGAGAGCGCTTTGGTGGACGATCCGGTCTGTTGCTCTATCAGAGGAGTGGTGAGGGTGAGGAATATCGATTTTCACAAGACCGTTCAGGTGAGGTATAGCACAGATAGATGGCGGAACTCTGCTAATGTTCAGGCGAGCTATGTGGACAATTCTTGCGATGGGTTCTCCGATAAATTCTCCTTCTTGATATATGCCAACATGCTCAAGTGTGGAGATAAGTTGGAATTTGCAGTTTGCTTTCTGGCCAAAGGAAATGAATACTGGGATAATAATAATGGGGCGAATTACGTCTTCGAATGTATTTCGACCCAAACAGTAAGCCTGGCACCCTTGATGCCTCCTCCTTCTTGGGGTAGTGATAATTGGGGAGCTGCTTTCTACTGA